Proteins from a single region of Paraglaciecola sp. T6c:
- a CDS encoding YheU family protein, with product MIIPINEVSPDALSNLIEGFVLREGTEYGEADCSLTDKVEQVRAQLASGEALLVYSELHETVNIIPKDQLGLIDEETE from the coding sequence ATGATTATACCCATTAATGAAGTCAGCCCAGACGCGTTAAGCAATCTGATTGAGGGCTTTGTGCTGCGTGAAGGCACTGAGTACGGTGAAGCCGATTGTAGCTTAACGGATAAAGTTGAACAGGTGCGGGCTCAGCTAGCATCGGGAGAGGCGTTGCTGGTGTATTCAGAGTTGCATGAAACAGTGAATATTATCCCCAAAGATCAACTGGGGCTGATCGATGAGGAAACAGAATAA
- a CDS encoding hydrolase yields MPQPASSLYSPVNLESDELKPSHGEIAKSAFAAPWWAKNRHIQTIWPRFFQRRSKVHWHKERLILPDGDFVNLAWAGDRGNIDSSHGLVVVFHGLEGSNKSHYANDMTANLVEQGYVVVLMHFRGCGGEHNTLPRAYHSGETQDAWYLLNWLTELYPNVAKVAMGFSLGANMLLKLLGERPQQTILRAGIAISPPFKLAECSLSINQGMSRMYQSYLLKSMVNNLVDKMRTIDYSDHLEIDDVKARTIKSFKEFDQHVTAPLHGFDSADDYYGKCSAISFMQTIATPTLIIHAKDDPFMSETVLPNAQDLSSSVRLELSAKGGHVGFMQGTPWRPVIWMQKRVNQYFQEILRD; encoded by the coding sequence ATGCCTCAACCTGCCTCTTCGTTATATTCACCAGTAAACCTTGAATCGGATGAATTAAAACCCTCTCATGGGGAAATTGCAAAAAGCGCATTCGCCGCGCCTTGGTGGGCGAAAAATCGCCATATCCAAACTATTTGGCCACGCTTTTTTCAGCGACGTTCAAAGGTTCATTGGCATAAAGAGCGATTAATTTTGCCCGATGGCGATTTCGTGAATTTAGCTTGGGCAGGTGATAGAGGTAACATCGATAGCAGCCATGGTTTAGTGGTGGTTTTTCATGGGTTAGAAGGCTCAAATAAATCCCATTATGCGAATGACATGACAGCGAACTTAGTTGAGCAAGGTTATGTGGTGGTATTGATGCATTTCCGTGGCTGTGGTGGTGAGCACAATACGCTACCTAGAGCCTATCACTCTGGTGAAACACAAGATGCATGGTATTTACTGAACTGGCTGACTGAGCTTTACCCGAACGTTGCGAAAGTGGCGATGGGCTTTTCCCTCGGCGCGAACATGTTATTAAAGCTGTTAGGTGAACGACCTCAGCAAACCATTTTACGTGCTGGTATCGCTATTTCGCCGCCATTTAAATTGGCGGAGTGTTCGCTCAGTATTAATCAGGGGATGTCCCGCATGTATCAGTCGTATTTACTGAAAAGTATGGTCAATAACCTTGTCGATAAGATGCGCACAATAGATTACTCGGACCACCTTGAAATAGATGATGTAAAGGCACGTACCATCAAGAGCTTTAAAGAGTTTGACCAGCATGTGACTGCGCCGCTACATGGTTTCGATAGTGCTGACGATTACTACGGAAAATGTAGCGCGATCAGTTTTATGCAAACCATCGCGACACCAACGCTGATCATACACGCCAAAGATGATCCTTTTATGAGCGAAACCGTGTTGCCTAATGCACAAGATCTTTCATCTTCGGTGCGCCTTGAATTAAGTGCTAAAGGGGGCCATGTAGGGTTCATGCAAGGTACGCCGTGGCGCCCGGTTATTTGGATGCAAAAGCGTGTAAACCAATACTTTCAGGAGATTTTGCGCGATTAA
- a CDS encoding YceI family protein, with product MTLTKNTTFVKLVAFSSLLVCASASADWQLLNKDSQLNFISTKNIKVSEIHHFSNLSGSLTSAGELTVDIDLSSVETGIDIRNARMREKLFMVENFPKATLTASLPKEIVAFTKGQAGTFTIPAKLSVLGQQRDVEVNVQVTKTDHNRFVATSVQPVMISAGDYGLQDGIDWLQNVAGLSSISPNVPVTFNLTFIELM from the coding sequence ATGACCCTCACCAAAAATACCACGTTTGTGAAACTGGTCGCTTTTTCCAGCCTACTCGTATGTGCTAGCGCGTCTGCCGATTGGCAGCTTCTTAACAAAGATTCTCAGTTAAATTTCATTTCTACCAAGAATATCAAAGTCAGTGAAATTCATCATTTTTCCAATCTAAGCGGCTCACTGACCAGCGCAGGTGAACTAACGGTTGATATCGATTTATCATCAGTAGAAACCGGCATTGATATTCGTAACGCTCGTATGCGCGAAAAGCTGTTTATGGTCGAAAACTTTCCTAAAGCAACGTTAACCGCTAGCCTGCCAAAAGAAATCGTCGCGTTTACTAAAGGCCAAGCCGGCACCTTCACTATCCCCGCTAAGTTGAGTGTACTAGGGCAACAGAGGGACGTTGAAGTGAACGTGCAAGTGACGAAAACCGATCACAATCGCTTTGTTGCGACCAGCGTGCAACCTGTCATGATTAGCGCAGGGGATTATGGCTTACAAGACGGGATCGACTGGCTACAAAATGTTGCGGGCCTGTCTAGCATCAGCCCTAATGTACCGGTAACGTTCAACTTAACCTTCATCGAATTGATGTAA